In one Nitrososphaera viennensis EN76 genomic region, the following are encoded:
- a CDS encoding 30S ribosomal protein S4: MGDPRKQKKLFHRPRRIWTTDQLNAELYIMGSYGLRNKRELWKAQTEMARVRNQARALLALSTEARSEKEKRLLNFLSRIGLVKEGATLDDILGLKVEDLLERRLQTIVMKRMGTKSASQARQIVSHGHVSIGNRKINRPGYIVKTDEEAKILLHVEIPAAAPATGEGGGAAPAS, from the coding sequence ATGGGAGATCCTCGAAAGCAAAAGAAACTGTTCCACCGCCCAAGGAGAATATGGACCACAGACCAGCTTAACGCTGAACTTTACATCATGGGTTCTTACGGCCTGAGAAACAAGCGCGAGCTCTGGAAGGCCCAGACAGAGATGGCAAGGGTCAGGAACCAGGCACGCGCGCTGCTTGCACTCTCGACAGAGGCCAGGTCAGAGAAGGAAAAGAGGCTTCTCAACTTTTTGTCAAGGATCGGCCTTGTAAAGGAGGGCGCGACGCTTGATGACATTCTCGGCCTGAAGGTGGAGGACCTGCTTGAGCGCAGGCTCCAGACAATCGTCATGAAGAGGATGGGCACAAAGTCTGCGTCGCAAGCGCGCCAGATAGTGAGCCACGGCCACGTCTCGATAGGCAACAGGAAGATCAACAGGCCAGGCTACATCGTCAAGACGGACGAGGAGGCCAAGATACTCCTCCACGTCGAGATTCCAGCTGCAGCGCCGGCGACAGGCGAGGGTGGCGGCGCGGCACCGGCTTCCTAG
- a CDS encoding VWA domain-containing protein — MTRRTTAMPSPSSSKAPSGSKKFVYFALDDDSQSQQQQQQQQKDGSELPKDVLDKLLKAVGREALREKTPSLQELEQSLQNAMSQMSSEQGRQEKEQQKSSQSGNRVDDGDGMPLVRQLVQKGYLKDSPKWLSSKGFVNIGGRILSDVMKALKAGEYGMHETQDYGQGSIVLDTSKKYEPGDDIRLLNVPKSLLNTIQRSFKDGKDVKLPLQIDVEDFEEYETMQDVRVAIVYCIDLSSTMRYSTMYGDMSRIEAAKRALWSLYLLNRKFFPSDSVYIVGFGALASKVLPQDIPYLKTFEPGSDFLHYTNYQAAFRLASKILQKDGAENKRIVLVTDGHPSACFIDDKGEQDKILSQRPYSHFYTPDKDTLDTVKANQSMNLDVASGELVYLCYRYRQVDQYIGERTIVEAKKCHSMKIDIDTIMISEEDSLLGYVNEMEKYVKGRSYYINPADIDKVLLTDYLNNKKQQTIRGHSY; from the coding sequence TTGACAAGAAGGACAACAGCTATGCCCTCGCCCAGTAGTAGTAAAGCGCCGTCGGGGAGCAAGAAATTCGTCTACTTTGCACTGGACGACGACAGCCAGAGCCAGCAGCAACAACAACAGCAGCAAAAGGACGGCTCGGAACTGCCAAAGGACGTTCTGGACAAGCTGCTAAAGGCAGTAGGCAGGGAGGCCCTGCGCGAAAAGACGCCTTCTTTGCAGGAGCTTGAGCAGAGCCTGCAGAACGCCATGTCGCAGATGTCGAGCGAGCAGGGCCGGCAGGAAAAGGAGCAACAGAAGAGCTCGCAGTCCGGCAATCGGGTGGATGACGGCGACGGGATGCCGCTTGTGCGCCAGCTGGTGCAAAAGGGCTACCTAAAGGACTCACCCAAGTGGCTTTCAAGCAAGGGCTTCGTCAACATCGGGGGCAGGATACTGAGCGACGTGATGAAGGCGCTCAAGGCCGGCGAGTATGGCATGCACGAGACGCAAGACTATGGGCAAGGTTCCATAGTGCTGGACACGAGCAAGAAATACGAGCCCGGCGACGACATCCGGCTGTTAAACGTGCCCAAGTCGTTGCTGAATACCATCCAGCGCTCGTTCAAGGACGGCAAGGACGTGAAACTCCCGCTGCAGATAGACGTGGAAGACTTTGAAGAATACGAAACAATGCAGGACGTGCGCGTGGCAATCGTCTACTGCATCGACCTTTCGTCTACCATGCGCTATTCTACGATGTACGGCGACATGAGCAGGATAGAGGCGGCAAAACGCGCATTATGGAGCCTGTATCTCTTGAATCGCAAGTTCTTTCCCTCCGACTCGGTTTACATCGTGGGCTTTGGGGCGCTTGCGTCAAAAGTGCTCCCGCAGGACATCCCGTACCTGAAGACATTTGAGCCCGGCTCGGACTTTCTGCACTACACAAACTACCAGGCGGCGTTTCGGCTTGCAAGCAAGATCCTTCAAAAAGACGGCGCAGAGAACAAACGCATCGTGCTTGTCACCGACGGTCACCCAAGCGCGTGCTTTATCGACGACAAGGGCGAGCAGGACAAGATCCTGTCGCAGAGGCCGTACTCGCACTTTTACACGCCTGACAAAGATACCCTGGACACGGTCAAGGCAAACCAGAGCATGAACCTTGACGTCGCGTCCGGCGAGCTGGTGTACCTGTGCTACCGCTACCGGCAGGTGGACCAGTACATAGGCGAGCGCACCATAGTGGAGGCGAAAAAGTGCCACTCGATGAAGATAGACATCGACACCATCATGATAAGCGAGGAGGATTCATTGCTTGGCTACGTCAATGAAATGGAAAAGTACGTGAAGGGCAGGTCGTACTACATCAACCCTGCCGACATTGACAAAGTGTTGCTAACCGATTACCTGAACAACAAAAAGCAGCAGACCATCCGGGGCCATTCATACTAA
- a CDS encoding 30S ribosomal protein S13 produces MSASEYKHILRIAGKDVEGSKKLLVAISEIKGVGYNFAQVLTQSLNVNPNMRVGFLTDKELREIEEAISNPTKFGVPEWYLNRKKDMDSGTTHHMITSDLDFAIGNDIDREKTVMSWRGYRHMFGLRVRGQRTRTTGRKGGAVGVKKTKMVPGAAPAAAGGAAPAAGGAAAKPAAGAAPAAAGAAKPAAGGGAAAPAAAKPAAGAKEPAKK; encoded by the coding sequence TTGTCCGCTTCGGAGTACAAACACATACTCAGAATCGCCGGAAAGGACGTTGAGGGCAGCAAGAAATTGCTTGTCGCCATCAGCGAGATTAAAGGCGTAGGTTACAATTTTGCCCAGGTATTGACGCAGTCGTTGAACGTTAACCCGAACATGCGCGTCGGGTTCCTGACAGACAAGGAGCTGCGCGAGATAGAGGAAGCGATCTCTAATCCGACCAAGTTCGGCGTGCCGGAATGGTACCTGAACCGCAAGAAGGACATGGACTCTGGCACGACGCACCACATGATTACATCTGATCTTGATTTTGCTATTGGCAACGACATTGACCGCGAAAAGACGGTCATGAGCTGGAGAGGCTACAGGCATATGTTCGGCCTGAGGGTAAGAGGCCAGCGCACGAGGACAACAGGCAGGAAGGGCGGCGCAGTCGGAGTGAAAAAGACCAAGATGGTCCCAGGCGCGGCACCGGCTGCAGCTGGAGGAGCCGCACCGGCAGCTGGAGGGGCGGCAGCCAAGCCGGCAGCGGGCGCGGCACCGGCGGCAGCTGGAGCTGCAAAACCGGCGGCAGGAGGAGGAGCGGCAGCACCGGCAGCGGCCAAGCCGGCAGCGGGCGCAAAGGAGCCGGCGAAAAAGTAA
- a CDS encoding helix-turn-helix domain-containing protein, translating into MARKSLVSVSDYDGQASAKKITVFRDVAQMRILSNPVAWRMMELLSKEPMYPAQVAKELRIHEQSAYYYIRRLLRAGAVEEAGSNLVRGGTARLYQASSPAFGIELDWGETAVEAPGAGRNRGALRFFEGFVRDGVFDGLIVVGAPEPHGQYKSSARDGHYAVHLAFFLGKVSGVMPAEFAVKLDVDAKAEKVLSGSNLVSIGGPGTNIVTAEFNRHLPIRFDEGNFWSGLVDGAGRRYSQDNHGLIAKIKNPYDGGKSSVIVVAGVRSAGTKSAVIALTNYGEEILKRYKGKEENWALVVQGFDMDADGKIDHVDVVSNS; encoded by the coding sequence TTGGCACGCAAGTCGCTCGTTTCGGTTTCGGACTATGACGGTCAGGCGTCGGCAAAGAAGATAACCGTGTTCAGGGATGTGGCGCAGATGCGCATCCTTTCAAACCCCGTGGCATGGCGCATGATGGAGCTCTTGTCAAAGGAGCCGATGTACCCTGCGCAGGTGGCAAAGGAGCTGCGCATACACGAGCAGAGCGCTTATTATTATATCCGGCGCCTCTTGCGCGCCGGCGCGGTGGAGGAGGCGGGAAGCAACCTTGTCAGGGGCGGGACGGCGCGGCTGTACCAGGCGTCCAGCCCTGCGTTTGGGATAGAGCTTGACTGGGGCGAGACAGCGGTGGAAGCGCCCGGCGCGGGCCGCAACAGGGGCGCTCTCCGGTTCTTTGAAGGGTTTGTCCGCGACGGCGTCTTTGACGGCCTCATCGTGGTCGGCGCGCCCGAGCCGCACGGCCAGTACAAGTCGTCTGCGAGGGACGGGCACTATGCCGTGCACCTTGCGTTCTTTCTCGGCAAGGTATCGGGGGTCATGCCCGCGGAATTTGCGGTAAAACTGGACGTCGACGCAAAGGCGGAAAAGGTCCTCTCCGGGAGCAACCTCGTGTCGATAGGCGGGCCGGGCACAAACATCGTGACTGCCGAGTTCAACCGCCATCTGCCTATACGCTTTGACGAGGGGAATTTCTGGTCGGGCCTTGTCGACGGCGCGGGCAGGCGGTACAGCCAGGACAACCACGGCCTTATTGCCAAGATAAAGAACCCCTACGATGGCGGCAAGTCAAGCGTGATAGTGGTTGCAGGCGTCAGGTCCGCCGGCACGAAATCCGCGGTCATTGCGCTGACAAACTACGGCGAAGAGATATTGAAAAGATACAAGGGCAAAGAAGAAAACTGGGCCCTGGTCGTGCAGGGCTTTGACATGGACGCCGACGGGAAAATAGACCACGTGGATGTCGTGAGCAACAGCTAG
- a CDS encoding AAA family ATPase, producing MSISKIEETVHRSYTSKPKYSEVMPGVPEDYKQLKTLGDLLKVNYKHVTVEEQLRGNLVAKLKAGEHPYPGIIGYDDDVVPAVNRAILSGHDVLLVGQIGQAKTKIAEAIARNLLSPIPVVRGTVTNDIPTSMPEEHLAALLADKEVVRTVPEFTVSRECEDIIRQDKLETKIDWLSGADRFKYILSTPDISVKDLVGQIDAIKIAKKGVELYSMESYSAGQLLQARHGILCIDELPVLDPRKQVSLLSVLQEGRFTTGAYPVVFKPDVKIIATANPIDYTHSGKIIEPLFDRLKSHVDTHYPKTVNDEMLIIAQETRVADPKNVFLPVFIVKAIAKITQATRAHHDVNHDKGVSVRMAVHSMEMMIGEAERTRSIIYGIKAVPRFCDIHCIHQSSKFELAEMEDTRENRRNVLDSVIDATLKEVSLEYVEKISPEQIAKMKNEFAKNKAFQVSQVLPGGKKADTSDYESQLTKFPALKAAVAETLSAIKDEQKQLAEQAKQLGIRTDSIAIQDLNGEFTAAVTEVVLEGLRHIQPPLLDKKDNSYALAQ from the coding sequence ATGAGCATCAGCAAGATAGAAGAAACAGTCCACCGTTCTTACACTTCCAAGCCAAAGTACTCCGAGGTCATGCCGGGCGTGCCAGAAGACTACAAGCAGCTAAAGACGCTTGGCGACCTTTTGAAGGTCAACTACAAGCATGTCACTGTGGAGGAACAGCTGCGCGGCAACCTCGTCGCCAAGCTGAAGGCAGGCGAGCACCCGTACCCTGGCATCATCGGCTATGACGACGACGTCGTGCCGGCGGTAAACCGCGCCATTCTCTCCGGCCACGACGTGCTGCTCGTGGGCCAGATCGGGCAGGCCAAGACCAAGATAGCAGAGGCGATTGCCCGGAACCTGCTCTCCCCGATCCCTGTCGTGCGCGGGACCGTCACAAACGACATCCCGACCTCGATGCCTGAGGAGCACCTTGCCGCGCTGCTTGCAGATAAAGAAGTCGTCAGGACCGTGCCGGAATTCACGGTGTCAAGGGAGTGCGAGGACATTATCCGCCAGGACAAGCTGGAGACAAAGATCGACTGGCTCTCCGGCGCTGACAGGTTCAAGTACATCCTTTCAACGCCCGACATTTCAGTCAAGGACCTTGTGGGGCAGATAGACGCGATAAAGATAGCGAAAAAGGGAGTCGAGCTGTACAGCATGGAGTCGTATTCGGCAGGCCAGCTCCTGCAGGCCCGCCACGGCATATTGTGCATCGACGAGCTTCCAGTGCTTGACCCGAGAAAACAGGTGTCGCTTTTGAGCGTGCTGCAGGAAGGCAGGTTCACCACCGGCGCATACCCTGTAGTCTTCAAGCCGGACGTCAAGATAATCGCAACTGCAAACCCGATTGACTATACGCACTCGGGCAAGATAATCGAGCCGTTGTTTGACAGGCTCAAGAGCCACGTCGACACGCATTACCCCAAGACTGTAAACGACGAGATGTTGATTATTGCGCAGGAGACAAGGGTCGCGGATCCAAAGAACGTCTTTCTCCCTGTCTTTATCGTAAAGGCGATTGCCAAGATAACGCAGGCAACCCGCGCACACCACGACGTCAACCATGACAAGGGAGTCAGCGTCAGGATGGCGGTGCACTCGATGGAGATGATGATAGGGGAAGCCGAGCGAACGCGCTCTATCATCTACGGCATCAAGGCTGTGCCGCGCTTTTGCGACATACACTGCATCCACCAGTCGTCCAAGTTCGAGCTTGCAGAGATGGAGGACACGCGCGAAAACCGCAGAAACGTTCTCGACTCTGTCATAGATGCCACGCTGAAGGAAGTGTCGCTTGAATACGTGGAAAAGATATCGCCGGAGCAGATAGCCAAGATGAAAAACGAGTTTGCCAAGAACAAGGCGTTCCAGGTGTCGCAGGTCCTGCCGGGCGGCAAAAAGGCCGACACCTCTGATTACGAGTCGCAGCTGACAAAATTCCCTGCGCTCAAGGCGGCAGTTGCAGAGACCCTGTCTGCAATAAAAGACGAGCAAAAGCAGCTTGCCGAGCAAGCAAAGCAGCTTGGCATCAGGACTGACAGCATAGCTATACAAGACCTCAACGGCGAGTTTACCGCCGCAGTCACCGAGGTGGTCCTTGAAGGCCTGCGCCACATCCAGCCCCCGCTCCTTGACAAGAAGGACAACAGCTATGCCCTCGCCCAGTAG